The genomic interval TTCCTTTTCCCGCTTGGGTGGCGTGATTGACGTTTCTATGGTAAACACTCATGATTATTGCCACATGCAGCTTGTTACCCTGTCTATTTATACCCTCTCGTTTCAAGTGTCAGATTGTTCGTTTGTGTAGCGTCTCAGTCTTGCCAGCCagccagtcagtcagtcagtcagtcttgtCCTGTttgctctttgtttgttttctgctagTTTGTTCCAATTTGCTGTTACCAGTTGGACTACTACTCTGTGGACTTTCAGTTGGATTTACTTACCTTGGATTGCTTTGTCATCACATTCATCTGCTCTCCACCTGGGTGTCCCAAATTGATCTTCACCATCTTCATCTTCATCCTCACCTCTACCACATTGCCTCCAGTCACCTGCAACCTGAGACGGATATCTTCACTGTTTTCATTCCCCTGTGCTTTCAATAAATTGTTATTTGTTTCTCTGCATCACTGGGCCCTCTATTCATTCCGTGACATTGGTatgaaacctaattaagtttttacattgaaacctgttttagtcaaaagattagtctctagtttcatctgatatgcgaTTTTtgaaatttgagcaatttatcgcgaaacggcacactgttaaacacaatgaccactatagTGGCAATAGCTCTAGTTTTTCATGAGAAATCCTATACttgctgtgcattttcacactgagaattatttttattttatttattgtttttttttttttttttttttcgctttcagaggctttatattgagttaggatgaaaataaggtgcattccGATCTGTTCTGAGACAGACTgacagcacactagaggttaagtcattcactaaatagggaactAGGGACCATCATATAGATTTTCTTTGCAGCCATGTGCATTCACTACTGAAATCccaccaaaagttcagtttcaggctgcagatgatgtttggaccactcaacatgtttggcagacatgggacagtggTAATCGGTACTTAGATtctgaatttataatgtataattttattttcacatggttggcattgattggatgatgctggccattactttgaattagaattaattatgctaatttctgattggtaaaatgcttcagcactggctatcacttatTTTTTTGACAATGCAAAGAGGGAACATTGAGATTttattgccaaagtagaaaaaaaaagcattgtaatATACCCCGccggaagcgggagccgggtgcacatacaaacatttattttcacacttttcagtgtctccCATTcataatttttaggaaaactatttgctctagatacCCATATCTATGTCTATTTGTATTTGTGTGATAGCTAAAGTGCGTGCGCCCCCTAAAGAGTCATGTAAGGGAAGAACGTGTGGTGCTGAGAGTGACTTGTGTGCAGCAATGATCAAggaagaaatataaatattattttgaattcgttgagcaaaataaataaataaaataaaagtttctgtaaaatgttttagaaagtaactttaaagtaattTGGTTACTCAATAAAATATAcacaaagtaatctgattacaatttttatataattagtaatctgtagtggactactttttaatgacttaaaaaccCAGCACTGTGAGTTACTAAGGTCAGATAGAACTACTGAATCTTTGATGTTCTGCTCATGATACTGGTTTAGGGTTAAGGGTCTTAAGTTTCAGGAATAGAATGTCTCGAATTGGGCTGATTTTATGGGTGTCCGCACTCATGTTGACTGTTGAGATAAGTGTATTTAAAAGACACTGGGAGAACACATGTCAGACACCAGGCCTGATCTACTGAAGGTCTGAGGTACATGGTGTATGATTACACTCACATAATCAAATCTGCTATAGAAATAGAGTGGAAGTTTTTCCcaacctattttttttttgtaatgtttttataaagggctattaaaaaaatgacatcttttaGTTCTGTATCAGTGTTTATAGCACAAAGGCTATGGGTTTGTCTCATGACATACTGACCTAAAGTCTATTAAACTACCAGTATATTTAAACATACCTTTTGAACTTAAAGTTATAAGACTGTATACTagcataatatttttttaagcattataCACCACACAGCTTTTTAATTGTATTGCAATGATATCACTATTTCTACACCTGTAGAAATTAACACAtccttaatgaaaatgtaatgtttttcagTGCAGTACCGTGAATGACATTTGTTTGGCAGCCAAATCGTGTTGTTGCCCACACATAAACACAATAACTGTTTCAACATTTCAGTTATACATTTAATTGCGGTTAAATTTGTCAAGATCATTGTGCTGAAATAAGTCAATGATTACAACATTTTAACAGAGTTGTGACTAGATGAAGCCAAAAACATGACATCTCTGTTAGATTATAGTATTATGAAATGGAAACCACGTGACAAACCCGAGCCATGCTCTTTGAATATATTGGAAGACAGACAATGTATTTGTCTTCCAACTCTATCTTTAATGTCTTATGGTTATTATTGCCATTTTTATCTATCATAGTTTATGCTGCATGCTGAAATTAAAGAAGCTTTGTAGATGTTCACATCAAGCAGACCAATTAATTTTCTATCTACACTGTCAGGCAGAAGTGTTTTGATTGGGAATATAGTACACACATTCTTTCAGCATGTGAGCACAGTTTCAAGGTTTACAGGAATGTGAGAGCTGGTCAATGATTGCCGCAGGAGTTAAGCATTATGTGCAGGTTGAGGACATGAAGCACACTCTATGACACACCTGACTCTAAGCTGTACACTTATTTGTAGCtaatatctttttttattgaGAAAAAATTAAAAGGTCTGCCACTGTTTTATACTGCAGATTAAGAGTCTCCATCTGTCTCAAACAGCTTTATGTGTTGTCTATAGGTCAGATAGTTATAAAGTTTTCAAGAAACACttgaaataatgtgttgtttcAATTGCTATTCATTAATGTGTTGGTTGAAGGGATTTATTGGCTTGCATTTCTTAAATGTATGATGTAAAGCAGACATTATTTTAGAGAGATTACTTCCATGCTCTCTTAAACATAAACCTAGTCATATATCATTTACAGTCTGTCAAAACTTGAGAACTGGAATTAATTCCCCATGTTTCTCATTTTTCCAACTTCCAAGCATGCATACTTCTAGAGAACTGTGGTGTCAGGTTGAAAGTGACCATAGTAGTGTATCTTTTTTGAACAGTGTTTTCACAAATTTTTTGCTTTTACACTCACTGGGCGCTATAAAGCAGCAGGTCTTTTTGATATACAGAAACTATTGTTATTGGTCTAACATCAACATTAATGCCTTTTGTACATTATGACATTAATCATTTATTCTATGGCATGTGCAGAGGCGTCATGCCCATTCAAAGTAAGGGGGCACATGCCCCCTCAGAtatttgagccaagaggattttaaATTGATTATTCGAACttccaaaaacacatttttacctttaataattaaattgaatgattattgcatgtaaaaaaaaatgtttatgtggcagaaatctttattcacattcTAAATTGAGTTTTCTTGTCAGTCACATGTTCCGCTAAAGGCGACATCCCGTGGCTGCCTTGGATTACGCTCAAGGGGAAGGTCGCGCAAATATGAGAAAGCACAATGTTAAGCTGATTAATTAAATCAACTTATGTGCAGTTAACCTTTCCTAACTGTGTCTGTCTCAGTGGAAcagtcaatctttttttttttcatagtctaatatagattatgtcaatatttttgtttgatcGGTCGCTGTTCATTTCctttggtgctgaaatgtttttgacTGGTTTTGCAGCGTAACACtctcttttcttcatgtttaaagaaagcagcagttcctctcctttccagtcattataaaaactgttttttttttttttttttttaagtaatgaaaGGCAGTTTTACATGGTTCTTCTGTAGCAGCAGATTTTGTATCCATTGAGAAAGGCAACGGGCGGCTGAACGGATCGAGACGACCCACGCTGTTTACATTCTCTCTGTAGGGGAAAACTGTAATGTGTCAAACAGTGATGGCAATTGCGATTACTGGcgtgatgaagagacagtattccgTGTTTTCTTGGCATGTTTCAGAAGACAAAAGACAAACAGATATGGTTTGCTTGGCGACATTTCCACAGTATTCGTCCAATCACTGTTTTTGTAAACGGTGCAGTGACTCTCTCGTCTTTTATACAATTGTACATCCTCGTTCCCTTTCCTTGCATCATTTCTTCACAAATTTTCTGTGAAATATcaagaatattttttattatttactgtgagCATTTTTGGGCGGAACcttgttattttctttttgatactctcatgaataataataataataataaaaaaatctctctGCAGATTATAAAAATCTGCCATTTAAAACACTTCATTTTAAGGTGAGGAGGCCTATGTTTAAAATTTGATGCCCTGttcagttctttatttattttaaatgcatcaacagattttttttgtattctttttaaaGCTTACATATGAGCCTAGTATTTTGAAACAATGACGTTCAGCCTGGAATTTAGACTCTTAGACTATCATCTAAGAGTGAGTTAGGCTACCTTTTGTAAATTAATGTTTGGTTTGATTGTTCTAAAGTTGATATTTGATacaattttatgtcattttatttctatatttagattttttaaagtgTAGGTTTAAATACTCTAGTTGAAATTAGAGGTCAAACTAAAGAATTTAGCCCTTGGAATTCATTTAATGCTAAATTTGCACCTCATCaaataacattacattatttCACGCCTTTGTAAATGTACTATTACACCATATCTGTAATGCTGCTGGCAaaggcaatgatgaagacgatgacgatgaagtgacgaacccaatttccaaacgtgataaccagtaaccctaactataaatgtggacttgacttgacttgacttgacttgactgcaTTACATTAACAgtacctgacactagacaatggcaaacatgagggattaaatacaaggacatgggtaacaggtaaacaagataaccaatcacaagactaaactataaacaagataacaagactaaattaacttaaaccaatgaaaaagacaagactaataacaaagtaatcaaataatgaaccaatgaaaacaatacacatgaacaggggacacacatgacaagatcacatgagggaacaggaaatcacatcacatgacaggaacaggaacaggaactaaacttgaaaataaaacacatgaaaacaagaacaaaacacataaacatgataaTATCTGTTGTTTTTTAGTGTTATTAGTGCTCTCTTATTTCTTGTTTTGTACTTAGTTAATACACCCGAACACATATATCACGATTTTATGAGCAGCTATGCATAATGTTATTACCCACATGCTCTTTTAGGCATTCtaggtgtttttatttgttctattgcttttaattattttttttctaaagttttTATCTCATTTTTAAAATAGAACGTAATGGTAATAGATAAATGCTAAAAAGAACTAATATTACTTTAGAGTGCTTTTAAGTGTCAACCAAACCCCCCAGCCATGACACCTATTTCAAATCTACTGAGTTTGCATGGATGTTTTAAAGAGAAATACGAGACCATTTTATTTGGTTAATTTTCTTTTAGTAAGTTCATTTAGTTAGTTTTATTATCTATAACTTACACTGAACATGGAAAACTACATTTACGGTAATCACCTCATTCAGGGGAAGGTGACATGTTCACCTTCTTTAGAGAGAGGCTTCAGCTCACTCTCTGTTGAGCTGAGACACATTTTGCACTGCCTCTTATGTCGTGTATGGAAAATATGTACACAAAAGAAGTGGCGAGAGCACAAGAAAGCTTGTACTGATGCCATTACTGATACAATTACTGATTAAAACAGGTGTTTTATACCATTTCCTGTGATTTATACTGCTTGTTGCAGCAATATGAACTTTGCGTAAATGGCGGTGGTGTGTTGGGTTTGGTTGAccctggtgccccctcaaaacaATTAGGTGCATGACACCCCTGGGCATGTGCCAGTGTTCTCCAATTTCAGACTTGATAAGCAGCATTCCTCACATGAATGCCAAAATCTGTGTATAATTGTTATGCAGTGTATAATGACACAAACTCTCTTGTTGCAGCTATTGGTGAATTCAGTTGCCATGATAAATTTAATTCCAATAATTGTGCATCGTCAGAATCTGGAAAGATTTAAAATGGTCACCTTGGCTATTGTCACTTCAGTTTAAAAATAAAGCATCGTTCTTGTAGAATGGTCTTAAAAAGTAAAACTGTTTGATGCTCATATAGAGCACACAAGTTTAGGTTATGCTAACTCATAATATTATGACtattaaatgacattttacatcCAAACCTAGGTATCAAAAAAAGATACTGTATTTGTTGATTAGTTGCCTTCATTTTGTATATAAAGTTACCGTTACACTGTTAACAAGGAGACACGGGTGTTCcaaggtcacaaatataatggtcctctttggtcctttaatagaGTAAAGGCACTGAAtgtaataattttctgaataaaggcttgaaatgcgataaaggcccaaaattttataatttttggttttaaaagatacatgtatttttaaagttcacacagtacaagagaaaaactgtgtctgcattgctagcaatttgcctgtttcagtcatcatttctttcttttttatgctgaaagaaaagatgaatataaatagaatttcttttcatcattgatgtatctgtaaaatgacatgactgtgtcagctggcaagtaaaaagaaaatacacaaaattatttactgccctcaagttgtccctccttgttttttcctcccagtagaatcttaacacaatcttttcttcaagaatcctaatgctgctcttttccatacaaaaacagttcatattgaccactgctgtcaaggtctcaaagagagagaaaaaataccataaaagtagtacatacaacacatagctgttgttTGGCCctagaaagcttggaatatagtgcacttgtcatatggactactgttatgatatctttatactgaacctttaaaagtcctttatagtatttgtcctttatgaagcttgacagctcctgctcactataaactgttataccatggaatagagctgcttaaaatttctatttttatgtcccaaaaaaaaaaaaaaaaaaaaacagcatatgggttttaaacaacataagggtgagtattgagtgagtaaaagtacattttcaatttTTTAGGTGAATTACTTCTTTAACTGGTGGCAcgtttttgagcacagacctgacaagacaTCTTATAAAAGAAAatctcttaggagatgctgtacaaaattcagaattaaagatataatgaaattatttagaaaatcttaaattgattttaaattattacctattaatatttgcattaagaatatatgacactgtccttaccaaaacctaaaagcacaatagaagttACAAGTCAcagttctaatctgagggtgataacgctctttgtgtgttttttttttaatatagataattttcttagataatgtcaagagaattttctaaaaagctacttcaaaagcctaccagattaccacattcattcaattcctttacagtatacacacattcgctctttgtcttaagcctgatatgctgaaaacagctccattaatgttttcacattcacagttatgaatgacatacaaatcacatactgtacatgacatatttaaattcaaaatggcgaattctgcaaaatggtgaatagtttgcacccttggaaattaatgtctGTTGGTACACCATTTCAGTCAAAAAACAGAGGTCAAATTTAGCatatttagttagatacttacagtgctgtgcaaaagttttaggcacttgtgaaaaatgttgcatagtgaggatctcttcaaaaataattccataaatagtttttatttataaattaacatcacatcataaaaagtccagtaaacataaaaaagttaaatcaatatttggtgtggccacctttgcctttaaaacagcaccaattctcctaggtacacctggacacagtttttcttggttgttggcagataggatgttccaagcttcttggagaattcgccacagttcttctgtcggtttagactgtctcaattgcttctgtctctttatgaaatctcagactgacatgatgttcagtggggggctttgtgggggccatgacatctgttgcagggctccctgttcttctattctaatcttttctgtttgcaaaagtaatgtttggcagtctacattttattttttcctattgacacactaaagctgaaaatataaataaccatcttaagacaaaggtttttgtgaaacatctgaagtgcctaaaactttttcacagtactgtacatctcacatgacacaagcactcttaacctgaactgttGCTGATGCGtgaataatccacgaggttcctgCTTAGCATCTTAAACTTGAGTTCCGCCTTCATCCATTTTTTATTGATCTCAAATGATATTGATGAGCAGTGTTTGACTACTGAGCATGGTAAAAAATGacacttttttaaaccattatgttattctgcaacaacttaatgacaattagacagtgatgcataatggactgcagcagaacagcaacaaagaTATCAGTTATTggggggactcttattttgaaatgacagagactcaGCATTGTTACAATGCTTTATacagtatttaagtatttaccaagtTTTTTTATAGCCTATAATATATTCAACAGATTAAGGATTTTGTACTTCACCAGATGAGGATTTTGTTATTATGCACAAGATATGAAGCTGGAGACATAATGTCTGTGCTAACGGtgcacgtttccatatagtcacatttttctttgcatgtcctcacttcaatttagaaataaccaaatttgcattgaagtgaggatgaaAACATGAATGAATATTATCAGTCAGTGATTGTCACCTTTAGAAGCCActtttatactgtagaaccaagtcgTTCTATGTGTAGAATCCTCCTGcaccggccacagaggaacacaaaggaataataatgaaaaaatatatatgcttGATAATTTACATCTATATTCAGAATGCCATCtttacatatagtatatatatatatatatatatatatatatatatatatatatatatatatatatatatattctctctttaccaagaataaattaattatgccaacattattttcttaaaatcttgttcaaaagaaaacaaatgtaatttaCCAAGAGATATCCAACTAAGTGAAAtgcatgttttaaaatgaaaatcccAAACCAACACTTCTATTTTGTGATCTTGTAAATGCATTTAAGTAAATGACTCTTCATTGCATGTAATCTCTTTAGCAGAGTACTGTCATGTACAGTAGAGACACTCCTCGCTGACTTTCGCACAGAGTTATGGAGCTGAAGGTGTGGGTGGATGGTATTCCACGTGTAGTTTGTGGTCTATCTGAAGAGACATCTTGTCAGGATGTAGTCATCGCACTAGCCCAGGCAATAGGTGAGTTATAAGGTATAACAACTCTCTCTTGCTCTTGGAACAGAGTACATTCATCCTTTAATGTTTGTTCTTAATGTGCTGTCCAGGGCAAACTGGTCGCTATGTGCTCATCCAGAAACTAAGGGATAAGGAACGACAGCTTGTGGCTAATGAACGGCCACTGGAGTCCCTGGCTAATCTGGGCCAGTTGGGTAATGAAGTGCAATTTATTCTACGCCGCACTGGCCCCACGACCAGTGAAGGCAAAGACCAAGGTCGAGTCCCTCCCTTGCCCAGGCCCCCAGATCCAGAGCCCCCCAAACACAGAGAGCCAAAAAAGGCTCTCACTTTTAATCTGGGGCCCTCCACCTCACCCCGAACCCGTGTAAAACAGTTTGAAAAATCACCCAGAGACTCTAAAGTGCCGAGGGCATCCCCATCTTCTTCCTCTTTCCTTGCCCAAGCTGGTTCGTCCAAAGAGGCAATTTATCAGCAGATTATTCGACAACAAGGGCAGCTTCAGGCTATGCATGCACAGCTAGAGACTCTAGAGGGGGAGCTTGGTGTTTGGGAGCGGGCTCCTCCACCAACTTGTTCCCCAGACATCCTTGAGAAAATGGAATACCTACAGAAGACTCTGAGGCGGAATGAGGAAGAACTGGCCCATGAACATTACTGGAAAAGTGAATTTCACTCTGAAGTTCAGAGAGAAAAGGACATTCTTAAGCAAAAAAATGAACTCCATTCAGCCCTTGATAAACATAATCAAAGGCTACATGACACAGGCAACCAATCGGAGCAGCTGGAGCATGATATTCAGCTGCTTATTGAGAGCAAGAGAAATGGTTTGCATCAAGCCAGGCCCAGTGTTGAAGAGTCTGTACTCATAGTGAAGCGACAACTGGACAACCAGCAGCGCCAAGGGGCTGAGCTGCAGGCATTGGTTGAAGAGACAGAAAAGGTTTTATGGCTGGCAGATGAGCAACTGCAGGTCAGCATTTCTTTattgaatataaataataatgttactTATCAGATACTGGATTTTCTAGCATTGGTTGACTAAGTTAAATGTGAAgtctgtaatttctgcaccactaaatatcaccaaacagaattgcaaaaaaaaaaaaaaaaaacaacacacaagaagtttcccaaacactcccaccatctattgttttttttaaatgaatctcTGCATACTTAGATTGGATAGAAGAAAATactttaacatagaaaaaattacATGACATTTAAGTTTCAGGGAATTTATTTCCAGAATAGGAACACACTTGCTGAAgataaaaaaatgcatacatcAACCAGCATATCTTCTCATATCATGAGATAATATTGTGGTTAATTATGGGCTCAATGAATAAGCAAATACAAGAGTCTCCACATCATGTGCCCTACACATGCTAGAGCAGTAGTCTGGCAACCAATCCAAAAATGCAAACAAGTCATTTCAATTCTCCTTTGTAAAACACCTTTACTAGTTGTTGCCTCACACTGGTTAACTGACGTTTAATTACAGCTACATAAAAGTACATTGTATACTCATCATGACTAACTGAACCTCAGGGCAACATACACACTACTTCACTATTGCTTCATTTGTTGCCTCACACCCATCTTCAAGGGCAGAGCAACAATCCATTTGTCCTTTAGGTTGTTGTCATTACCAACAATACTGTAGTCGcatgcttaaaataaaaatgtgtgagtTTATAGACAAAAGGACAGGTTATGTTTGATAGAAGGGTACATCAAGACCAATGTTGgttaagttataaaaaaaaaaaaatcactacaaatttctaatgattttttttttttttattgtaatctcttccaaatctgtatgacaaaTCTGTATGACTAATTACCTAATCATAGAAGTAATCAAGttactaattaatttactttttaaaacactgcagtgaaaaaaattgtttttcttctcaatgaattcaaaataatgtaatgtctaTAGTTCCTCATTCATTGTTGTACCCAAGTCATAAACTATTAGATATGTTAGATATGGCAAAATTAGTATTGGTAGTATGCATTTCAGAACTCAGCCGTTCTCTGcaacacttttcatgtggagattAAACTTCAAAGCTGCGCTTTTTTGGTGCGTTGACGCCCTGGTGTGAACCATGTAAATGTGGCTTCACggttgctgtagcaaagtggaaaGCCACAGCCTgttggctgattaatattgtggaggatgaggattTAACagatttaatgcctattgcaatgaataCGCAACTTCTGTGTACTAGTTCTTTTGATTATAGTCAACctctcacttagactttgggaaatgtttaatgttattttaattggtgctattttagtgcatttctttctttataaTGTGGAAGCCTTTGTTTAgaaaattaacaaacattattgttacaaattgttttgttttcttccctaagaaggaactaaatgcaaTTTAACAGGAAaagtatatatagtcaaatttgagcactttcaaaatctgtgattaatcgtgattaactatgaaaaataatgtgattaatcacaattaaatattgtaatagaCTGACGGCACtaattttacataaatatatcattttagaaatgtgtaacccaagttacagtatgtacttaaaagtaattaattgaatGTCAGTAACTGCAATCTAAAAattgttacactactttttactaaaaagtaattaaattacagtagcTAATTTCTTTGTAATCATattttacccaacactgattaaaaCAAAGCTTATCTAGCAATGCAAAGACagtatatttatgttatttaagCTTGTTTGCATGGTTGCTGATGCAACCATGCAACTATGGCTGCCTTGTGAAAAAAGTCTGGGATAGAAAATATGATCAAAAGAGCTTAACAGCATAACTAATATTCAAGAACTACAGAGCTTGTGGTATTAACATATGAAAAATGACACACAAGAATCTTTGCCATCAGACAACATTGTGGAGGTTGTTAAGTCTGTGTGGGCGTTTCATTACAAAAAAGGGAACTATGGGACAAAAGAACATTGACGTTTGAAATGCACTGCTTAAACTTTTTCCTCCAACTCAACTTTAAATCTCTCTAATGTTCCCCTGTAGGCTAAGATCAAGGAACTGGACGATCTGAACAAGGAGTTACGCCAGTGTAACCTGCAGCAATTCATTAAGCAAACAGGAGTCACCCCAGCACAGTTCAGTCAGCAAACAGATGAGATTGATTTTGCTCTCCTCAAGCCTGATGGACAGAGTGATGAAGGTGTGTGAAATTAAAAGCTGTTTGCCAAACTACTAGTCTTTTGTGGGCAAATTTGTTTTCATTAATGCCTTCCAAAGGGAAAAGAGACTACTTGCTAGCTAGAAGAGATTGTtcattaacaaattaaaaaattaaaacttaaatgcatttacatttactcactctcatccaaatctgtatgactttctttcttcagtagaacataAAAGAAGATGTTCAGCAGAATGGCAGCATCAGTCACCAATCAATTTCACTACATCTTTTTTTaatccatgcaatgaaagtaaatggtgactgaggctgtcattctgcctaaaatttgaaagttcacccaaaaatttaaattctctctttattaacctcatgccatcccagatgtgtatgactttctttcttcgtctgaacacaaatgaaaatttttagaggaatatttcagctctgtagttcctctcaatgcaagtgaatgggtaccacatttttgaagctccaaaaagcacataatagtaatccatataactccagtggttacatc from Myxocyprinus asiaticus isolate MX2 ecotype Aquarium Trade chromosome 1, UBuf_Myxa_2, whole genome shotgun sequence carries:
- the LOC127443502 gene encoding ras association domain-containing protein 7-like, with protein sequence MELKVWVDGIPRVVCGLSEETSCQDVVIALAQAIGQTGRYVLIQKLRDKERQLVANERPLESLANLGQLGNEVQFILRRTGPTTSEGKDQGRVPPLPRPPDPEPPKHREPKKALTFNLGPSTSPRTRVKQFEKSPRDSKVPRASPSSSSFLAQAGSSKEAIYQQIIRQQGQLQAMHAQLETLEGELGVWERAPPPTCSPDILEKMEYLQKTLRRNEEELAHEHYWKSEFHSEVQREKDILKQKNELHSALDKHNQRLHDTGNQSEQLEHDIQLLIESKRNGLHQARPSVEESVLIVKRQLDNQQRQGAELQALVEETEKVLWLADEQLQAKIKELDDLNKELRQCNLQQFIKQTGVTPAQFSQQTDEIDFALLKPDGQSDEDSNSSVLEFNPRTTAKQILGNPRSLQNPLLSKLHPEVLSSRETSWH